One Leptospira kirschneri serovar Cynopteri str. 3522 CT DNA segment encodes these proteins:
- a CDS encoding zinc ribbon domain-containing protein, with the protein MDPLLISFYVILLGIILSPFLWIRFVNHSKTSDIESEKSELINRREVILENLRDIKIEFDTGKLTESEFHSISSGIVKDLEDFDEKIRSVTQNIPKQVISSETIPKFCHECGFKIAFYGANFCPSCGTKLLI; encoded by the coding sequence ATGGACCCTTTACTCATTTCGTTCTACGTTATTTTACTTGGAATCATTCTTTCTCCATTTTTATGGATCCGATTTGTAAACCACTCTAAAACATCCGACATCGAATCCGAAAAGTCGGAACTGATCAATCGGAGAGAGGTGATTTTAGAAAACCTAAGAGATATAAAAATCGAATTTGATACTGGCAAACTCACTGAGTCAGAATTTCATTCCATCTCTTCCGGAATTGTTAAGGACTTAGAAGACTTCGACGAAAAAATCAGATCCGTCACCCAGAACATTCCAAAACAGGTAATCTCATCCGAAACCATCCCCAAATTTTGTCATGAATGTGGTTTTAAAATAGCTTTCTATGGAGCCAATTTTTGTCCTTCCTGTGGAACCAAATTGTTGATCTGA
- a CDS encoding cytochrome c-type biogenesis protein: MKIVFHNILILFIFWCVFILNGSFSSLSADSTFTNLTEPDQIRTFHEVTSKIRCICIPSITIKSCSFNNCTVSAKLKLFIENRIQKGENADVIVDKMVHGFGEEALSDPVIQKFVEAGNTGMANSVVFGFGENILATPDSTWINLSLVLAGFLGIILIYLYMKRKNPGSLKRTQESGNSVKQVEDSFQKYISEIQEKQK; the protein is encoded by the coding sequence ATGAAGATAGTATTTCATAATATTCTAATTTTATTTATTTTTTGGTGCGTGTTCATTTTGAACGGCTCATTTAGTTCTTTGTCCGCGGATTCCACATTCACCAACTTAACGGAACCGGATCAGATCCGAACTTTTCACGAAGTCACTTCTAAAATCAGATGTATCTGTATCCCTTCGATTACAATCAAAAGTTGTTCGTTTAACAATTGTACCGTTTCGGCCAAATTGAAACTTTTTATAGAAAACAGGATTCAAAAAGGGGAAAACGCGGACGTAATCGTAGATAAAATGGTTCACGGTTTTGGAGAAGAAGCTCTCTCCGATCCGGTGATCCAAAAATTCGTGGAAGCGGGTAATACCGGAATGGCAAACTCCGTCGTCTTCGGTTTTGGTGAGAATATTCTGGCGACTCCGGATTCTACTTGGATCAACTTAAGTCTTGTTCTCGCTGGTTTTTTAGGAATCATACTCATCTATCTTTATATGAAACGAAAAAATCCGGGTTCTTTAAAACGAACTCAGGAATCCGGGAATTCAGTCAAACAAGTAGAAGATTCTTTTCAGAAATATATTTCCGAGATACAGGAAAAACAAAAATAA
- a CDS encoding heme lyase CcmF/NrfE family subunit, with product MNDFGALCIITSFAVLIFSILQTSYGLWKRDKKAIELGRYTLMTNSAVILLGFIVLLVQLFRTDLSNYYVVMHSNEHLPLFYKLTGIWSGSSGSLLFWNLLLSIFTFIVLWQTKDLTQDRIPILNLTLAVISAFFSYLAVFYPDAQPFREFQPAAVAGRGLNPLLQHWAMIIHPPILYVGYVSFAIPFAIAASALITGHLSENWFRFVRRWTIFSWFFLGTGILLGSKWAYEELGWGGYWAWDPVENASLMPWLLSTAFLHSMIIQERRGMLKFWNMLLIILAFHFCLLGTWITRSGVLEGPHSFSKSTIGTPFIIYIGISFLFFLGFLIYRRNSLKPEHNLDAMTSKEGSFLFNNFLLVIATLAILLGVFSPLLYGREFKAPWFNSWGVPSGILLILLMGSAPLLAWRKGADKIFFSTLLKPLLVGIAGAGIYILFYTKNFTISEYSLGDVLGEVYSVIAVGLGIFTIAGIVQEYHRGIIARKTAYPNENYFFSGFRMLLKNKRRYGGYLVHLAMVILFIGYAGNAFKQNTSIKFFYFLNAPEKNEIVYSSQDTGVLGNYQISAHTLKIKPLVSGEAKNGLNIQNVIVSHEATFQVKRNLKEFSTMVTERRFYPQISHLSGDFETHIPTSEPAISSTPKEDLYIQLGAIEHSDLSDENPDLPILFMNYLFTNENQPVRKLENFNRFPRQLVANLEVWVNPLVKFIWVGSLLFFFSGLLILLPIGESRL from the coding sequence ATGAATGATTTCGGCGCACTTTGTATTATTACGTCATTTGCGGTTCTAATATTTTCAATCTTACAAACGTCTTACGGACTTTGGAAACGTGACAAAAAAGCGATCGAACTAGGTAGATACACTTTGATGACCAATTCCGCGGTCATTCTTCTCGGATTTATAGTTTTACTCGTTCAATTATTCAGAACCGATCTTTCCAACTATTACGTGGTAATGCATTCGAACGAACACCTACCTTTATTTTATAAACTTACCGGCATTTGGTCCGGATCTTCCGGTTCCCTGCTTTTTTGGAATCTTTTACTTTCTATTTTTACTTTTATCGTTCTTTGGCAAACAAAAGATCTAACCCAAGATAGAATCCCTATCTTAAATTTAACGTTAGCCGTCATATCTGCTTTTTTTTCTTATCTCGCCGTATTTTATCCGGATGCTCAACCCTTTCGAGAATTTCAACCGGCGGCAGTTGCAGGAAGAGGATTAAACCCTCTTTTACAACACTGGGCAATGATCATTCATCCTCCGATTCTTTATGTGGGTTACGTAAGTTTTGCGATTCCTTTTGCAATTGCAGCTTCGGCTTTAATCACAGGACATCTTTCCGAAAATTGGTTTCGTTTTGTTAGAAGATGGACTATCTTTTCTTGGTTTTTTTTAGGAACCGGAATTCTACTCGGTTCCAAATGGGCTTACGAAGAATTAGGTTGGGGAGGTTACTGGGCCTGGGATCCGGTGGAAAACGCCTCTCTTATGCCCTGGCTTTTATCCACTGCGTTTCTTCATTCTATGATCATCCAAGAAAGAAGAGGTATGTTAAAGTTTTGGAATATGCTTTTGATCATACTCGCTTTTCATTTTTGTTTATTAGGAACTTGGATCACTCGAAGTGGAGTACTCGAAGGTCCTCATAGTTTTTCCAAGTCCACAATTGGCACTCCGTTCATCATCTACATCGGAATCAGCTTTTTATTTTTTTTAGGATTTCTAATCTACCGCAGAAATTCTCTAAAACCGGAACACAATTTAGACGCAATGACTTCCAAAGAAGGAAGTTTTCTTTTTAATAACTTTCTTCTTGTGATTGCAACCCTAGCAATTCTTCTAGGAGTATTTTCTCCTCTTCTTTACGGAAGAGAATTTAAGGCCCCTTGGTTTAACTCTTGGGGAGTTCCCTCCGGAATTCTTTTGATCCTTTTGATGGGTTCGGCCCCACTTCTGGCTTGGAGAAAAGGCGCAGATAAAATTTTCTTCTCCACTTTACTCAAACCGTTATTAGTCGGAATTGCAGGAGCTGGAATTTACATTTTATTTTATACTAAAAACTTTACGATCAGCGAATATAGTTTAGGTGACGTATTAGGAGAAGTTTATTCAGTGATCGCGGTCGGTCTCGGAATTTTTACGATTGCAGGGATTGTACAGGAGTATCATAGAGGAATCATCGCCAGAAAAACTGCGTATCCAAACGAGAATTATTTTTTTTCCGGATTTAGGATGCTTTTAAAAAATAAAAGAAGATACGGAGGTTATCTAGTTCACTTGGCGATGGTGATACTTTTTATAGGTTATGCAGGAAACGCGTTTAAACAAAACACTTCTATTAAGTTTTTCTACTTTTTAAACGCACCCGAAAAAAACGAAATCGTATATTCCAGCCAGGACACTGGCGTTTTAGGTAACTATCAGATCTCCGCTCATACTTTAAAAATCAAACCTCTCGTTAGCGGAGAAGCCAAAAACGGTCTCAATATTCAGAACGTTATCGTTTCTCACGAAGCGACCTTTCAAGTAAAACGGAACCTAAAAGAATTTTCCACGATGGTTACAGAAAGAAGATTTTATCCACAAATCTCTCACTTAAGCGGAGACTTTGAAACTCATATCCCTACAAGTGAACCCGCAATTTCTTCCACTCCTAAAGAAGACTTATACATTCAACTCGGGGCCATCGAACATTCCGATCTTTCCGATGAAAATCCAGACCTTCCCATACTTTTTATGAATTATCTTTTTACAAATGAGAATCAGCCTGTTCGTAAATTAGAAAACTTCAACCGATTTCCGAGGCAACTCGTAGCCAATTTAGAAGTCTGGGTAAACCCTCTAGTAAAATTCATTTGGGTGGGTTCTTTGTTATTTTTCTTTTCGGGACTTTTGATCCTGCTTCCGATCGGAGAATCCAGATTATGA
- a CDS encoding cytochrome c maturation protein CcmE, with amino-acid sequence MNIKFTVLSGIILLSLGSIAYFSSKETSYTLLDASELAASPTKYENDLLRVRGFVKLGSVTREGKTAKFILEFNDKQIPVFFTGETLLPDAFKEGTRARVDGYMKDGILVSDHVEAKCASKYEADYSEENK; translated from the coding sequence ATGAATATAAAATTTACGGTACTATCTGGGATCATCCTTTTATCCCTCGGCTCCATCGCTTACTTCTCCTCTAAGGAAACCTCTTATACCCTACTCGACGCCTCGGAACTGGCCGCCTCTCCTACAAAATACGAAAACGATCTTTTAAGAGTCAGAGGTTTTGTAAAATTAGGATCCGTAACTCGAGAAGGCAAAACCGCAAAATTCATCTTAGAATTCAACGATAAACAAATCCCCGTTTTTTTTACCGGAGAAACCCTACTCCCGGACGCTTTTAAAGAAGGTACACGAGCACGAGTAGACGGTTATATGAAAGACGGAATACTCGTTTCCGATCACGTAGAAGCAAAATGTGCTTCCAAATACGAAGCAGATTATTCGGAAGAAAATAAGTAA
- a CDS encoding YdcF family protein: MSTILFSISKLATLFLFPLPLVLLILLLVGAKLKKWKEKFSVWLPVLFLWTLSTSTVSQKLIQSLEIYYPPVSLEQLPKADVILVLGGMVSTLSIHDEPVDLSNSAERLTETVRLYKAKKAPKILFSGGSGNLFYQTVPESEPAGRFLKQMGIPDSSLILESKSRNTAENKSFAVGLLKEHGWNSVILVTSSFHMKRSVEIFQENGITIIPFPTDFRSQKAVLTLDNFFPSTGCLENSTISIKEWIGILVHKIRNF; the protein is encoded by the coding sequence ATGTCTACGATCTTATTCTCTATTTCAAAACTCGCCACTCTGTTTCTATTTCCTCTACCGTTGGTTCTTTTGATTCTTTTGCTTGTTGGTGCAAAACTCAAAAAATGGAAAGAAAAATTTTCCGTTTGGCTTCCCGTTTTGTTTCTTTGGACCTTATCCACAAGTACGGTTTCCCAAAAACTGATTCAATCTTTAGAAATTTATTATCCTCCGGTTTCTTTGGAACAACTTCCAAAAGCAGACGTCATACTTGTGTTAGGCGGAATGGTTTCAACGTTAAGCATTCACGACGAACCGGTCGATCTTTCCAACAGCGCAGAAAGACTTACCGAAACGGTCCGACTTTATAAAGCCAAGAAGGCACCTAAAATTCTATTCTCCGGAGGTTCCGGAAATCTTTTTTATCAAACAGTGCCGGAATCCGAACCGGCGGGCAGATTTCTAAAACAAATGGGTATACCCGATTCCTCTTTGATCTTAGAATCTAAAAGTAGAAATACCGCCGAAAACAAAAGTTTTGCCGTAGGACTTCTAAAAGAACACGGTTGGAATTCGGTGATTTTAGTGACTTCTTCTTTTCATATGAAAAGGTCCGTCGAAATCTTTCAGGAAAATGGAATCACGATCATCCCCTTCCCTACCGATTTTCGTTCCCAAAAAGCAGTTTTAACCTTGGATAATTTCTTTCCCTCTACAGGTTGTCTTGAAAATTCCACGATTTCTATTAAAGAATGGATCGGTATTTTGGTTCATAAAATCCGAAACTTTTAA
- a CDS encoding LIC10816 family protein produces the protein MNAITIFALALLAVPVFARFARVTKEAMGRYHLIGLGGLFLILGEATRMTADKISPIATLLPVIDIVTVVLAYAGVLFGTLWLSVYYIKHPNEI, from the coding sequence ATGAATGCAATCACGATCTTTGCGCTTGCGTTGTTGGCAGTTCCTGTTTTTGCCCGTTTTGCTCGGGTGACAAAAGAGGCGATGGGTAGGTATCACTTGATCGGCTTGGGAGGATTGTTTTTGATTTTGGGTGAAGCAACCCGAATGACCGCGGACAAAATTTCTCCAATTGCCACACTCCTACCTGTAATTGACATTGTCACTGTGGTATTAGCATACGCGGGGGTTCTCTTCGGGACACTATGGCTGTCAGTGTATTATATAAAACACCCGAATGAAATTTGA